The following proteins come from a genomic window of Suricata suricatta isolate VVHF042 chromosome 5, meerkat_22Aug2017_6uvM2_HiC, whole genome shotgun sequence:
- the LOC115292472 gene encoding keratin-associated protein 19-7-like, protein MSYYGSCYRGLGYGCGGFGGLSWSCGSFWRPGWGWGGYRGGCCHPCYYGRYWSSGFY, encoded by the coding sequence ATGAGCTACTACGGCAGCTGCTACCGAGGCCTGGGCTACGGTTGTGGAGGCTTCGGTGGCCTGAGCTGGAGCTGTGGCAGCTTCTGGAGAccgggctggggttgggggggctaCAGAGGTGGCTGCTGTCACCCCTGTTACTATGGAAGATACTGGTCTTCTGGCTTCTactga